The proteins below come from a single Nostoc sp. KVJ3 genomic window:
- the ndhK gene encoding photosynthetic/respiratory NAD(P)H-quinone oxidoreductase subunit K, protein MVLNSNITTQDKERIINPIERTTITQDLSENVILTTVDDLYDWARLSSLWPLLFGTACCFIEFAALIGSRFDFDRFGLIPRSSPRQADLIITAGTITMKMAPQLVRLYEQMPEPKYVIAMGACTITGGMFSVDSPTAVRGVDKLIPVDVYLPGCPPRPEAIIDAIIKLRKKIANESMQERYKIKQTHRYYSTTHNMKPVEEILTGKYLQSETRYAPPKELAEAIGMPIPPALLTEKAQKEEQTRG, encoded by the coding sequence ATGGTCTTGAATTCTAACATAACAACCCAGGACAAAGAGCGAATCATCAACCCCATTGAGCGGACTACAATCACTCAAGACCTTTCAGAAAACGTCATTTTGACAACGGTTGATGACCTCTACGACTGGGCGCGGCTTTCTAGTTTGTGGCCGTTGCTGTTTGGTACTGCTTGCTGCTTTATTGAGTTTGCAGCTTTAATTGGCTCCCGATTTGACTTTGACCGATTTGGGCTAATTCCCCGTTCTAGCCCCCGCCAAGCCGATTTAATTATTACGGCAGGGACTATTACGATGAAGATGGCTCCCCAACTGGTGCGTCTCTATGAACAAATGCCAGAGCCGAAGTATGTAATTGCAATGGGAGCTTGTACTATTACTGGCGGGATGTTTAGCGTTGATTCCCCCACAGCAGTGCGCGGAGTCGATAAACTGATTCCTGTGGATGTATATTTGCCTGGTTGTCCTCCTCGTCCAGAAGCAATTATCGACGCAATCATTAAGCTGCGGAAGAAAATCGCCAATGAATCGATGCAAGAGCGGTATAAAATTAAGCAAACCCACCGCTACTACAGCACGACTCATAACATGAAGCCAGTAGAGGAAATATTAACTGGCAAGTATTTGCAGTCAGAAACTCGCTATGCACCACCGAAGGAATTGGCAGAAGCGATTGGTATGCCAATACCACCTGCACTACTGACAGAAAAGGCGCAAAAGGAGGAACAAACCCGTGGCTGA
- a CDS encoding NAD(P)H-quinone oxidoreductase subunit J, producing the protein MAEEESQPVAAKEESLVQAGKISQWLTENGFDHEFLAPDKNGVEIIKVGADFLLPTATALYAYGFNYLQFQGGVDLGPGQELVSVYHLIKVGDNSDRPEEVRVKVFLARENPVVPSVYWIWKTADWQERESYDMYGIIYEGHPNLKRILMPEDWVGWPLRKDYISPDFYELQDAY; encoded by the coding sequence GTGGCTGAAGAAGAATCTCAACCAGTAGCAGCCAAAGAAGAGTCATTGGTACAAGCGGGTAAAATTTCCCAATGGTTAACGGAAAATGGCTTTGACCATGAGTTTTTGGCACCAGATAAGAATGGTGTAGAGATAATTAAGGTGGGGGCAGATTTCTTGCTTCCTACCGCTACAGCCCTTTATGCTTATGGGTTTAATTATCTCCAGTTTCAAGGCGGTGTTGACCTTGGGCCAGGACAAGAATTGGTGAGTGTGTATCACTTGATTAAAGTGGGTGATAATAGCGATCGCCCCGAAGAAGTCCGAGTTAAGGTGTTCTTAGCACGGGAAAACCCCGTAGTGCCTTCTGTGTACTGGATTTGGAAAACCGCAGATTGGCAAGAGCGCGAGTCTTACGATATGTACGGCATTATCTACGAAGGACACCCAAATCTCAAGCGGATTTTGATGCCGGAAGATTGGGTGGGTTGGCCTTTGCGGAAAGATTACATCTCGCCTGATTTCTACGAGTTGCAAGACGCTTATTAA
- a CDS encoding glutathione S-transferase family protein, which translates to MPKIILHQWEVSPFCNKVRKILKHKHLAYSVVNYNGLLAVAASRLSPAGKLPVIEYDGEKVQDSSDIAEFLQARHPEYPLYPVDSKDLAQAYFWEDWADESLYWFEVYFRFRYPDALQLATSLLCKGRSKFEQLIFAPVARYTYEKQLNAQGIGRIDKNRVEKKFFNHLANLDTILSQQDWLAGNHESIADFAVAAQIDEILRTSPLKERILSYSHVKDWLERI; encoded by the coding sequence ATGCCAAAAATCATCCTGCATCAATGGGAAGTTTCTCCCTTTTGTAACAAGGTTCGCAAGATTCTCAAGCACAAGCATCTTGCCTACTCTGTCGTCAACTACAACGGTTTGCTGGCAGTGGCAGCTTCCCGATTATCACCTGCGGGGAAGCTTCCTGTGATTGAATACGATGGTGAGAAGGTTCAAGACAGTTCCGATATTGCAGAATTTTTGCAAGCTCGACACCCAGAATATCCACTTTACCCAGTAGACAGCAAAGATTTAGCACAAGCCTATTTCTGGGAAGACTGGGCAGATGAATCGTTGTATTGGTTTGAGGTATATTTTCGCTTCCGCTATCCAGATGCTCTTCAACTAGCAACCAGCTTACTGTGTAAAGGGCGATCGAAGTTTGAGCAACTAATCTTTGCTCCCGTCGCTCGCTACACATACGAAAAGCAATTGAATGCTCAAGGAATTGGTCGCATCGATAAGAATCGGGTTGAAAAAAAGTTTTTCAACCATCTAGCTAACCTTGATACTATCCTCAGTCAGCAAGATTGGTTGGCGGGAAACCATGAAAGTATAGCAGATTTTGCTGTTGCTGCACAAATAGATGAGATACTTCGGACTAGTCCGCTCAAAGAGCGTATTTTGTCATATTCTCACGTCAAGGATTGGCTAGAACGAATCTAA
- a CDS encoding cation:proton antiporter gives MDVTELVKVLIILLLLATGVALLSRRLRIPYVTGLVLAGLPITELLSRPIGLNPSLVLNLFLPILIFEAGINTDVSRLRSTFKPIALLAGPGAVLSSGIIAVLVKFGLGLSWIPALFVGVILANTDTVSMIAVFKEIPVPSRLSTIVEGETLFNDAAALVSFNLILQLYSTGSLTFLEGIQQLLFIFVGGCLVGLVLGYLSIPVFARLDDALSSLLLTVAVALGTFQVGQSLGVSGAVAVVVAGLIFGNLGLSRNTSASSRITLLSFWEYASFTVNTFIFLLIGVEINLVTLWKTLPAILLAVLAYQIGRFLTVYPLLALVRWIDRPIPLRWQHLLFLGNIKGSLSMALALSLPATLPGREVLIAIVFGSVLVSLVGQGLSLPWVVKRLKLSKFSEAQQQVEELQAQLMTGKAAQDELDSLLKSGVLPKAVYEEMRSGYQVRIASAEKTLRELYNRRPDELDGKSGNSGKLDAIRRRLLLAEKGALNEAMRKRILSEEIVRGRIQILDEQLLNLEDE, from the coding sequence GTGGATGTTACCGAATTAGTCAAAGTTTTAATTATTCTCTTGCTTCTTGCTACAGGTGTAGCTTTGCTATCCCGGCGATTGCGAATTCCTTATGTCACGGGTTTAGTATTGGCAGGTTTACCAATCACTGAGCTATTATCGCGTCCTATTGGTTTAAATCCTTCCCTTGTTTTGAATCTTTTCTTACCAATTCTCATCTTTGAAGCGGGTATTAATACTGATGTCAGCCGCCTCCGCAGCACATTTAAACCAATTGCCCTGCTAGCTGGGCCTGGGGCTGTGCTTTCCAGTGGGATTATTGCCGTCCTGGTAAAATTTGGGCTGGGACTGAGTTGGATACCTGCCTTATTTGTCGGAGTGATTTTGGCAAACACTGATACTGTTTCCATGATTGCCGTCTTTAAGGAGATACCCGTACCCTCTCGGCTTTCTACCATCGTTGAAGGAGAAACCCTATTCAATGATGCAGCTGCCCTAGTTTCCTTCAACCTGATTTTGCAATTATATTCAACAGGTTCACTCACATTTCTAGAGGGAATTCAACAACTACTATTTATCTTTGTTGGAGGCTGCCTTGTGGGGTTAGTCTTGGGCTACTTGAGTATACCTGTATTCGCCCGTTTAGATGATGCTCTTAGTAGTTTATTACTGACAGTTGCAGTTGCATTGGGAACTTTTCAGGTTGGGCAATCTCTCGGTGTATCGGGTGCTGTAGCCGTAGTTGTCGCAGGATTAATTTTCGGGAATTTAGGGCTTTCTCGCAATACTTCTGCTTCTAGTCGCATCACCCTGTTGAGTTTCTGGGAATATGCCAGTTTTACTGTCAACACCTTTATTTTTCTGCTAATTGGTGTAGAAATAAACTTGGTAACACTCTGGAAAACTTTACCTGCAATTTTACTTGCAGTTTTAGCTTATCAAATCGGGCGATTTCTGACAGTTTATCCACTGCTAGCATTGGTTCGTTGGATTGACCGCCCAATTCCACTGCGCTGGCAACATTTACTCTTTTTAGGTAACATCAAAGGTTCGCTCTCAATGGCTTTGGCATTGAGCTTACCAGCCACATTACCAGGGCGAGAAGTCCTCATTGCTATAGTCTTCGGTAGTGTATTGGTGTCGTTAGTGGGACAGGGTTTAAGTTTGCCTTGGGTAGTAAAACGCTTAAAATTATCTAAATTTTCCGAAGCTCAACAACAGGTTGAAGAATTACAAGCTCAGTTAATGACAGGTAAGGCAGCACAAGATGAATTAGATAGCCTGTTGAAATCAGGAGTGTTACCAAAAGCAGTTTATGAAGAGATGCGTTCAGGTTATCAGGTAAGAATTGCCAGTGCAGAAAAGACACTGCGGGAACTATATAATCGTCGCCCGGATGAGTTGGATGGCAAAAGTGGCAACAGTGGTAAATTGGATGCCATTCGCCGCCGTTTATTACTAGCAGAAAAAGGAGCGCTTAATGAAGCTATGCGAAAGCGAATTCTCTCAGAAGAAATTGTGCGTGGACGGATACAAATTCTTGATGAACAATTGCTGAACTTAGAAGATGAGTAA
- the metH gene encoding methionine synthase, with amino-acid sequence MTHSFLERLRSPDSPVLVFDGAMGTNLQTQNLTAEDFGGPQYEGCNEYLVHTKPEAVAKVHRDFLAAGADVIETDTFGSTSLVLAEYDLADQAYYLSKTAAELAKRVAAEFSTPEKPRFVAGSIGPTTKLPTLGHIDFDTMKATFAEQAEALWDGGVDLFLVETCQDVLQIKAALNAIEEVFAKKGDRRPLMVSVTMESMGTMLVGSEISAVLTILAPYPIDILGLNCATGPDLMKPHIKYLAEHSPFIVSCIPNAGLPENVGGQAHYRLTPLELRMSLMHFVEDLGVQVIGGCCGTRPEHIQQLAELAKDLKPKVRHPSLEPAAASIYTTQPYDQDNSFLIVGERLNASGSKKCRDLLNAEDWDGLVSMARAQVKEGAHILDVNVDYVGRDGVRDMHELVSRIVNNVTLPLMLDSTEWEKMEAGLKVAGGKCLLNSTNYEDGEPRFLKVLELAKKYGAGVIIGTIDEDGMARTADKKFAIAQRAYRQAVEYGIPPTEIFFDTLALPISTGIEEDRENGKATIESIRRIRQGLPGCHVILGVSNISFGLNPASRMVLNSVFLHEATTAGMDAAIVSANKILPLSKIDERHQEICRQLIYDERKFEGNVCVYDPLGELTTAFAGVTTKRDRSLDESLPIPERLKRHIIDGERIGLEEHLKKALEEHPPLEIINTFLLDGMKVVGELFGSGQMQLPFVLQSAETMKAAVAFLEPFMEKSESGNNAKGTFIIATVKGDVHDIGKNLVDIILSNNGYKVINLGIKQPVENIINAYEQHKADCIAMSGLLVKSTAFMKENLEVFNEKGISVPVILGGAALTPKFVYEDCQNTYKGKVVYGKDAFSDLHFMDKLMPAKAAGNWEDLQGFLNEVETAEVSTNGNKESVTTNAEEKISAEPKVLDTRRSDAVAIDIERPTPPFWGTQLLQPSDIPIEEIFWHLDLQALIAGQWQFRKPKEQSKEEYQAFLAEKVYPVLETWKQRIIEENLLHPQVIYGYFPCQSEGNSLHVYDSENQSQQVTTFEFPRQKSLRRLCIADFFAPKESGIIDVFPMQAVTVGEIATEFAQKLFAANQYTDYLYFHGMAVQVAEAIAEWTHARIRRELGFTAEEPDNIRDILAQRYRGSRYSFGYPACPNIQDQYKQLDLLQTDRIKLYMDESEQLYPEQSTTAIITYHPVAKYFSA; translated from the coding sequence ATGACTCATTCTTTCCTTGAACGGTTGCGTAGTCCAGATAGCCCAGTCCTCGTTTTCGACGGGGCAATGGGAACCAACCTACAAACCCAAAACTTGACTGCTGAAGACTTCGGCGGCCCACAGTATGAAGGTTGTAATGAATATTTAGTCCACACCAAACCCGAAGCTGTGGCTAAGGTTCACCGTGACTTTCTCGCTGCTGGTGCTGATGTCATTGAAACCGATACCTTTGGTAGTACGTCCCTGGTGCTGGCAGAATATGACTTGGCAGACCAAGCCTACTACCTCAGCAAGACAGCCGCAGAATTAGCGAAGCGTGTGGCTGCGGAATTTTCCACGCCAGAAAAACCCCGGTTTGTGGCAGGTTCCATCGGCCCCACAACTAAACTTCCTACCTTGGGACATATTGACTTTGACACCATGAAAGCTACTTTTGCCGAACAAGCAGAAGCGCTGTGGGATGGTGGTGTCGATTTATTTTTGGTGGAAACTTGCCAAGATGTGCTGCAAATTAAGGCGGCGTTGAATGCCATTGAAGAAGTGTTTGCCAAAAAAGGCGATCGCAGACCGTTGATGGTGTCTGTGACAATGGAAAGCATGGGCACAATGTTGGTTGGTTCAGAAATCAGTGCTGTGCTGACAATTTTGGCACCTTACCCAATTGACATTCTCGGTTTAAACTGTGCCACTGGCCCAGACTTGATGAAACCACATATCAAGTATCTGGCAGAACATTCGCCTTTCATCGTTTCCTGTATTCCCAACGCAGGTTTACCTGAGAACGTCGGCGGTCAAGCACATTACCGTTTGACCCCGTTGGAATTACGGATGTCATTAATGCATTTTGTTGAAGATTTGGGTGTCCAAGTGATCGGGGGTTGCTGTGGGACGCGTCCAGAACACATTCAACAATTGGCAGAACTTGCTAAAGACCTGAAGCCAAAAGTTAGACACCCTAGCTTGGAACCAGCAGCCGCATCAATTTATACCACTCAACCTTACGATCAAGATAATTCCTTCTTGATTGTGGGCGAGCGTCTCAACGCCAGTGGTTCCAAGAAGTGCCGCGATTTGCTAAATGCCGAAGATTGGGATGGACTCGTTTCAATGGCGAGGGCGCAAGTCAAAGAAGGCGCACACATCCTCGATGTCAACGTTGATTATGTAGGACGCGACGGTGTACGGGATATGCACGAATTAGTTTCGCGCATTGTTAATAATGTGACACTGCCGTTAATGCTTGACTCCACCGAATGGGAAAAGATGGAGGCAGGTTTAAAGGTTGCCGGTGGTAAGTGTTTGCTGAACTCCACCAACTACGAAGATGGGGAACCGCGCTTTTTAAAGGTGCTGGAGTTGGCGAAAAAATACGGTGCTGGTGTAATCATTGGTACTATCGATGAAGATGGGATGGCGCGGACAGCAGATAAAAAGTTTGCGATCGCACAACGCGCCTACCGTCAAGCTGTAGAATATGGCATACCACCCACAGAAATATTCTTTGATACCCTCGCGTTACCAATTTCCACCGGGATTGAAGAAGACCGAGAAAACGGTAAGGCGACAATTGAATCCATCCGGCGCATTCGTCAAGGATTGCCTGGATGTCACGTGATTTTGGGTGTTTCCAATATTTCCTTTGGGTTAAATCCAGCCTCGCGGATGGTGCTGAACTCAGTGTTTTTGCACGAGGCGACAACGGCGGGAATGGATGCAGCCATTGTCAGCGCTAACAAGATTTTACCGCTCTCGAAGATTGACGAACGCCATCAAGAAATTTGTCGGCAGTTGATTTATGATGAGCGGAAGTTTGAGGGTAATGTTTGTGTATACGATCCCTTGGGAGAGCTTACCACAGCATTTGCTGGGGTAACAACAAAACGCGATCGCTCCTTAGATGAAAGTCTCCCCATTCCCGAACGTCTCAAGCGTCACATCATCGACGGCGAACGCATTGGCTTAGAAGAACATCTCAAAAAAGCCTTAGAAGAACATCCCCCCTTAGAAATTATCAACACCTTCCTGCTAGATGGCATGAAAGTTGTCGGGGAATTATTCGGTTCTGGACAAATGCAGTTACCCTTTGTTTTGCAATCTGCCGAAACTATGAAGGCGGCAGTTGCGTTTTTAGAACCCTTCATGGAAAAATCAGAATCAGGAAACAACGCCAAGGGAACCTTTATCATTGCCACAGTTAAAGGCGATGTCCACGACATTGGTAAAAACTTGGTAGATATCATCTTGTCCAACAACGGCTACAAGGTGATTAACCTGGGAATTAAACAGCCGGTAGAAAACATCATCAACGCTTACGAACAGCACAAAGCTGATTGTATTGCGATGAGTGGTTTGCTGGTAAAATCCACTGCCTTCATGAAAGAGAATTTGGAGGTATTCAACGAAAAGGGAATTAGTGTCCCCGTAATTTTAGGAGGTGCGGCGCTGACTCCAAAATTTGTGTATGAAGATTGCCAAAACACCTACAAGGGTAAAGTCGTTTATGGCAAAGATGCCTTTTCTGACTTGCACTTCATGGATAAATTAATGCCAGCTAAAGCTGCTGGTAACTGGGAAGATTTGCAGGGATTTTTGAACGAAGTTGAAACGGCTGAAGTTTCGACGAATGGTAACAAAGAATCAGTAACTACAAATGCTGAGGAAAAAATATCTGCTGAACCAAAAGTATTAGATACGAGACGTTCTGATGCGGTAGCGATAGATATTGAACGCCCGACACCACCTTTCTGGGGAACACAGTTGTTGCAGCCTAGTGATATTCCCATTGAGGAAATATTCTGGCACTTAGATTTACAAGCTTTAATTGCAGGACAGTGGCAATTCCGTAAGCCAAAGGAACAATCTAAGGAAGAATATCAGGCTTTCTTAGCAGAGAAAGTGTACCCAGTTTTAGAAACTTGGAAACAGCGAATTATTGAAGAGAATTTGTTGCATCCCCAGGTGATTTATGGGTATTTTCCTTGTCAGTCTGAAGGGAATTCTCTTCATGTATATGATTCAGAGAATCAATCACAGCAGGTTACAACTTTCGAGTTTCCCAGACAAAAATCCTTAAGGCGGCTGTGCATAGCAGATTTCTTTGCACCAAAGGAATCGGGAATTATAGATGTCTTCCCGATGCAAGCAGTGACTGTCGGAGAGATTGCAACTGAGTTTGCTCAAAAGCTATTTGCTGCCAATCAATACACCGATTACCTGTATTTTCACGGAATGGCGGTGCAGGTTGCAGAGGCGATAGCCGAGTGGACACACGCCAGAATTCGTCGAGAGTTAGGTTTTACTGCTGAAGAACCCGACAATATCCGGGATATATTAGCACAACGCTATCGTGGCTCACGGTATAGTTTTGGGTATCCCGCTTGCCCGAATATCCAAGACCAATACAAGCAACTGGATTTATTGCAGACTGACAGGATTAAATTGTATATGGATGAAAGCGAACAACTTTATCCAGAACAATCTACCACTGCAATTATTACTTACCACCCAGTAGCAAAATACTTTAGTGCCTAG
- a CDS encoding glycosyltransferase family 2 protein — protein sequence MKFSVVISTYNRLNLLQRAIESARNQTIECEVVVADDCSSDDTQTYLKSLGDKVVYHRNEVNLGHAATVNAGVAKASGDWIKFLDDDDYLAPNCIEEMAKAIALRPNAVICSCVAAQVDGNEVELSRTPQVGPGLAFYIPQADIHYGMLLELVPFGTPVQVACRRDAFLQTGGWDSTLDANCDDIDSWIRIAQFGDAIFFNQCLAYRTIWPGAYNQKFSLSRRLATNILMKEKIYALVNEQHRSKIPVFQDIKNYLKLHWILVALKQKNLKSFFSMIDASILSPQSWKFLLTAASSRRSQGNNSQVRKLVLIES from the coding sequence ATGAAATTTAGCGTCGTCATCAGTACTTATAATCGCTTGAACTTGCTGCAAAGAGCAATTGAGTCGGCTCGGAACCAAACCATTGAGTGTGAGGTGGTAGTTGCCGATGATTGTTCTTCTGATGATACCCAAACCTATCTCAAAAGCTTAGGGGATAAGGTTGTTTACCATCGGAATGAAGTGAACCTTGGCCATGCAGCAACGGTAAATGCTGGAGTTGCCAAAGCTAGCGGCGATTGGATTAAGTTTTTAGATGATGATGACTATTTAGCTCCCAACTGTATAGAAGAGATGGCTAAAGCGATCGCACTTCGTCCCAATGCTGTAATCTGCTCTTGTGTGGCGGCTCAGGTGGATGGTAATGAAGTTGAACTCTCTCGCACCCCACAAGTTGGCCCCGGTTTAGCTTTTTATATCCCCCAAGCCGATATTCATTACGGTATGCTGTTAGAGCTTGTACCCTTTGGCACACCTGTACAAGTAGCTTGCCGTCGTGATGCTTTTCTACAAACTGGTGGTTGGGACTCCACACTCGATGCTAACTGTGATGACATCGATTCGTGGATTCGCATTGCCCAGTTTGGTGATGCTATTTTCTTTAATCAGTGTCTTGCTTACCGCACTATCTGGCCTGGTGCGTATAATCAAAAGTTCTCTTTGTCTCGGCGGTTGGCGACAAATATTTTGATGAAGGAGAAAATTTACGCCTTGGTAAATGAGCAACATCGCTCAAAGATTCCCGTGTTTCAGGATATCAAAAATTATCTAAAACTCCATTGGATTTTAGTAGCACTGAAACAAAAAAATCTCAAGAGCTTTTTTTCAATGATAGATGCGTCTATACTTTCTCCTCAGTCTTGGAAGTTTTTGCTAACTGCTGCCTCCTCACGCCGCTCTCAGGGAAACAATTCTCAGGTTCGCAAGCTTGTGTTGATTGAGTCCTAA
- the rplS gene encoding 50S ribosomal protein L19, with protein MSAQEIIRSIEAEQLKSGLPDIYVGDTVKVGVKIKEGEKYRVQPYEGVVIAKRNGGINETITVRKVFQGVGVERVFLLHSPRIDSIKVLRRGKVRRAKLYYLRDRVGKATRIKQRFDRPL; from the coding sequence ATGAGCGCTCAAGAGATTATCCGCTCCATTGAAGCGGAACAGCTAAAATCAGGTTTGCCCGACATTTATGTGGGCGACACCGTAAAAGTAGGAGTGAAAATTAAAGAAGGCGAAAAATACCGGGTACAACCCTACGAAGGAGTAGTAATTGCCAAACGCAATGGTGGCATCAACGAAACTATTACAGTCCGTAAGGTTTTTCAAGGTGTAGGCGTTGAGCGGGTATTTCTGTTGCATTCTCCGCGCATTGACAGCATTAAGGTGTTACGTCGTGGTAAGGTACGCCGTGCTAAACTATATTATCTCCGCGATCGCGTAGGTAAGGCAACCCGGATTAAACAACGGTTTGACCGCCCTTTGTGA
- the secE gene encoding preprotein translocase subunit SecE — protein MAKKSEAELPETTNGFSLGNFIQGTKEELDKVVWPSRKQIVSESAAVLLMVALSASLIYLVDGLFGWAAKQVF, from the coding sequence GTGGCTAAAAAAAGTGAAGCAGAATTGCCAGAAACTACAAATGGGTTTAGCTTAGGCAACTTCATCCAGGGAACCAAAGAAGAACTTGACAAAGTAGTTTGGCCCAGTCGGAAACAGATAGTGAGCGAATCCGCCGCTGTGTTGTTAATGGTGGCACTCTCCGCATCTTTGATATACTTGGTCGATGGATTGTTTGGTTGGGCAGCAAAACAGGTGTTCTGA
- the nusG gene encoding transcription termination/antitermination protein NusG, producing the protein MTFATDEPRNSTLQSEETGETAESASKEARWYAVQVASGCEKRVKTNLEQRIQTFDVADKIIQVEIPQTPAVKIRKDGSRQHTEEKVFPGYVLVRMMMDDDTWQVVRNTSHVINFVGSEQKRGSSKGRGHVHPIPLSASEVERIFKQTSEQEAVVKIDMATGDKIMVLSGPFKDFEGEVIEVSPERSKLKALLSIFGRDTPVELEFNQVEKQS; encoded by the coding sequence ATGACTTTTGCAACAGACGAACCTCGCAACTCCACGTTGCAGTCGGAGGAAACAGGAGAAACAGCAGAATCAGCGTCAAAAGAAGCACGCTGGTATGCTGTGCAAGTAGCTTCAGGCTGTGAAAAGCGTGTAAAGACTAACTTGGAGCAACGCATTCAAACTTTTGATGTAGCTGACAAAATTATCCAGGTAGAAATTCCGCAAACGCCGGCGGTGAAAATCCGCAAAGATGGCAGTCGCCAGCATACAGAAGAAAAAGTTTTTCCTGGCTATGTGCTGGTGCGGATGATGATGGATGATGATACCTGGCAGGTGGTACGAAACACCTCTCATGTAATTAACTTTGTCGGTTCAGAGCAAAAACGTGGTAGCAGCAAGGGTCGCGGTCATGTCCACCCCATACCACTGAGTGCTTCAGAAGTTGAACGTATATTCAAACAAACCAGCGAACAAGAAGCTGTTGTCAAAATTGACATGGCGACTGGTGATAAGATCATGGTGCTTTCTGGGCCATTTAAAGACTTTGAAGGCGAGGTGATTGAAGTCTCTCCAGAACGGAGTAAACTAAAAGCCTTGCTCTCAATTTTCGGCAGGGATACACCAGTAGAATTGGAATTTAATCAGGTAGAGAAACAGAGTTAA
- the rplK gene encoding 50S ribosomal protein L11, whose product MAKKVVAVIKLALNAGKANPAPPVGPALGQHGVNIMMFCKEYNAKTADQAGMVIPVEISVFEDRSFTFVLKTPPASVLIRKAAKVEKGSNEPNKKKVGSITKAQLQEIAQTKLPDLNANDIDAAMKIVAGTAKNMGITVKD is encoded by the coding sequence ATGGCGAAGAAAGTAGTGGCGGTCATTAAACTGGCCCTGAATGCTGGAAAAGCCAACCCAGCACCACCAGTTGGGCCCGCCTTGGGTCAACATGGTGTTAACATCATGATGTTCTGCAAAGAGTACAACGCCAAAACAGCAGACCAAGCTGGAATGGTGATACCTGTAGAGATTTCGGTTTTTGAAGACCGGAGTTTTACCTTTGTACTCAAAACGCCACCAGCATCAGTGCTGATTCGGAAGGCGGCGAAGGTTGAAAAAGGCTCCAATGAACCCAACAAAAAGAAGGTTGGGTCAATAACTAAAGCACAATTGCAAGAAATAGCCCAAACGAAACTCCCCGACCTCAATGCCAACGACATCGACGCGGCAATGAAGATTGTGGCAGGAACTGCTAAGAATATGGGTATAACAGTCAAAGATTAG
- the rplA gene encoding 50S ribosomal protein L1, with translation MAKISRRLQTLQAKVEDKDYHPLEALALLKDTATAKFVEAAEAHIRLGIDPKYTDQQLRTTVALPKGTGQIVRVAVIARGEKVNEASNAGADIVGSEELIDEIQKGRMDFDKLIATPDVMPQVAKLGKLLGPRGLMPSPKGGTVTFDLAGAIAEFKAGKLEFRADRTGIVHVMFGKATFSPEDLLVNLKALQETIDRNRPSGAKGRYWRTFYVSATMGPSIKIDVTALRDLKLSEAA, from the coding sequence ATGGCAAAAATATCGCGTCGTTTGCAGACGCTACAAGCAAAAGTAGAAGATAAGGACTATCATCCTTTAGAGGCTTTAGCCCTTCTCAAAGACACAGCAACAGCTAAATTTGTTGAAGCTGCCGAAGCTCATATCCGGCTGGGAATTGACCCCAAATATACAGACCAACAGTTGCGGACAACGGTAGCACTGCCTAAAGGTACTGGACAAATCGTTCGGGTGGCGGTGATAGCCAGAGGCGAAAAGGTAAATGAAGCCAGCAACGCCGGTGCTGATATAGTCGGTTCAGAAGAACTGATTGACGAAATCCAGAAAGGTAGAATGGATTTTGACAAGCTGATTGCTACGCCCGATGTCATGCCACAAGTGGCAAAGCTGGGTAAGTTGCTTGGGCCCCGTGGTTTGATGCCATCGCCCAAGGGTGGAACCGTAACATTTGATTTAGCAGGTGCGATCGCAGAATTCAAAGCTGGTAAACTAGAATTCCGAGCCGACAGAACTGGTATTGTTCATGTTATGTTTGGTAAGGCAACATTCTCGCCTGAAGATTTATTAGTTAACCTGAAGGCATTGCAGGAGACGATTGACCGTAACCGTCCTTCAGGAGCTAAAGGTCGTTATTGGCGCACATTTTATGTGTCAGCCACAATGGGGCCATCAATTAAAATTGATGTCACCGCCCTACGAGATTTGAAACTGAGCGAAGCAGCGTAA